A region of Diospyros lotus cultivar Yz01 chromosome 3, ASM1463336v1, whole genome shotgun sequence DNA encodes the following proteins:
- the LOC127797075 gene encoding protein FAR-RED IMPAIRED RESPONSE 1 isoform X1, giving the protein MDGGRRPATETAKYFPKNELPDPVRFSRRIVLIFEYVGHKTKAIPMVGSDRRNLPWTVAGDRRQDGQLFSRFHTLEENPSAGSGGEMVQNSNEEQLLISEGNSDMEPYLGMQFESEEAAKVFYDAYATRLGFIMRVDAFRRSMRDGKVVWRRLVCNKEGFRKCRPRRSEGRKPRAVTREGCKAMIVVKKEKTGKWVVTRFVKEHSHPLVVAPANSRRSVLLSQTPDEKDVKIRELTAELHRERKKSAALQEQLDTVLKEMEDHSNLLSRNIDDIVRSVREIESKRIVLPHN; this is encoded by the exons ATGGATGGCGGCCGGAGACCGGCGACAGAAACGGCCAAATATTTTCCTAAAAATGAACTTCCAGATCCGGTAAGATTCAGCCGTCGGATCGTGTTGATTTTTGAGTATGTGGGTCACAAGACCAAGGCGATTCCGATGGTCGGTTCCGATCGTCGAAACCTGCCATGGACGGTGGCCGGCGACCGGCGACAGGACGGCCAGCTTTTTTCGCGATTCCATACAT TGGAAGAAAACCCATCTGCGGGTAGTGGAGGGGAAATGGTACAGAATTCTAATGAAGAACAATTACTTATTAGTGAAGGAAATTCGGATATGGAACCCTATCTGGGTATGCAATTTGAATCTGAAGAGGCCGCAAAAGTATTCTACGATGCATATGCTACACGCTTAGGCTTCATTATGCGAGTTGATGCCTTCCGACGATCAATGCGTGATGGGAAGGTTGTGTGGCGTCGATTGGTGTGTAATAAAGAAGGTTTTCGTAAATGTAGACCCCGTAGAAGTGAAGGCAGGAAACCCAGAGCAGTCACCAGGGAGGGTTGTAAGGCAATGATTGTAGTAAAGAAAGAGAAGACAGGAAAATGGGTTGTTACAAGATTCGTCAAGGAGCATAGTCATCCACTGGTTGTGGCACCAGCGAACAGCCGCCGTAGCGTGCTCCTATCGCAGACACCG GATGAGAAAGATGTAAAAATTCGGGAATTGACAGCAGAGTTGCACCGGGAGCGCAAGAAATCTGCAGCTCTCCAAGAACAGCTTGATACGGTTTTGAAAGAAATGGAGGATCACTCCAATCTCCTATCAAGGAACATTGATGACATAGTTCGAAGTGTGAGAGAAATTGAGTCAAAGAGAATAGTCCTTCCCCATAACTGA
- the LOC127797075 gene encoding protein FAR1-RELATED SEQUENCE 5 isoform X5, translating into MEENPSAGSGGEMVQNSNEEQLLISEGNSDMEPYLGMQFESEEAAKVFYDAYATRLGFIMRVDAFRRSMRDGKVVWRRLVCNKEGFRKCRPRRSEGRKPRAVTREGCKAMIVVKKEKTGKWVVTRFVKEHSHPLVVAPANSRRSVLLSQTPDEKDVKIRELTAELHRERKKSAALQEQLDTVLKEMEDHSNLLSRNIDDIVRSVREIESKRIVLPHN; encoded by the exons A TGGAAGAAAACCCATCTGCGGGTAGTGGAGGGGAAATGGTACAGAATTCTAATGAAGAACAATTACTTATTAGTGAAGGAAATTCGGATATGGAACCCTATCTGGGTATGCAATTTGAATCTGAAGAGGCCGCAAAAGTATTCTACGATGCATATGCTACACGCTTAGGCTTCATTATGCGAGTTGATGCCTTCCGACGATCAATGCGTGATGGGAAGGTTGTGTGGCGTCGATTGGTGTGTAATAAAGAAGGTTTTCGTAAATGTAGACCCCGTAGAAGTGAAGGCAGGAAACCCAGAGCAGTCACCAGGGAGGGTTGTAAGGCAATGATTGTAGTAAAGAAAGAGAAGACAGGAAAATGGGTTGTTACAAGATTCGTCAAGGAGCATAGTCATCCACTGGTTGTGGCACCAGCGAACAGCCGCCGTAGCGTGCTCCTATCGCAGACACCG GATGAGAAAGATGTAAAAATTCGGGAATTGACAGCAGAGTTGCACCGGGAGCGCAAGAAATCTGCAGCTCTCCAAGAACAGCTTGATACGGTTTTGAAAGAAATGGAGGATCACTCCAATCTCCTATCAAGGAACATTGATGACATAGTTCGAAGTGTGAGAGAAATTGAGTCAAAGAGAATAGTCCTTCCCCATAACTGA
- the LOC127797075 gene encoding protein FAR1-RELATED SEQUENCE 5 isoform X4: MAVEENPSAGSGGEMVQNSNEEQLLISEGNSDMEPYLGMQFESEEAAKVFYDAYATRLGFIMRVDAFRRSMRDGKVVWRRLVCNKEGFRKCRPRRSEGRKPRAVTREGCKAMIVVKKEKTGKWVVTRFVKEHSHPLVVAPANSRRSVLLSQTPDEKDVKIRELTAELHRERKKSAALQEQLDTVLKEMEDHSNLLSRNIDDIVRSVREIESKRIVLPHN; encoded by the exons ATGGCAGTGGAAGAAAACCCATCTGCGGGTAGTGGAGGGGAAATGGTACAGAATTCTAATGAAGAACAATTACTTATTAGTGAAGGAAATTCGGATATGGAACCCTATCTGGGTATGCAATTTGAATCTGAAGAGGCCGCAAAAGTATTCTACGATGCATATGCTACACGCTTAGGCTTCATTATGCGAGTTGATGCCTTCCGACGATCAATGCGTGATGGGAAGGTTGTGTGGCGTCGATTGGTGTGTAATAAAGAAGGTTTTCGTAAATGTAGACCCCGTAGAAGTGAAGGCAGGAAACCCAGAGCAGTCACCAGGGAGGGTTGTAAGGCAATGATTGTAGTAAAGAAAGAGAAGACAGGAAAATGGGTTGTTACAAGATTCGTCAAGGAGCATAGTCATCCACTGGTTGTGGCACCAGCGAACAGCCGCCGTAGCGTGCTCCTATCGCAGACACCG GATGAGAAAGATGTAAAAATTCGGGAATTGACAGCAGAGTTGCACCGGGAGCGCAAGAAATCTGCAGCTCTCCAAGAACAGCTTGATACGGTTTTGAAAGAAATGGAGGATCACTCCAATCTCCTATCAAGGAACATTGATGACATAGTTCGAAGTGTGAGAGAAATTGAGTCAAAGAGAATAGTCCTTCCCCATAACTGA
- the LOC127797075 gene encoding protein FAR-RED IMPAIRED RESPONSE 1 isoform X2 → MKQTLAAAFACSSLPLACVSVSSSSPASSSRPSSRPLFFSSGSSFSLLRPTDCRPRRRRPEFSHLNEGNSDMEPYLGMQFESEEAAKVFYDAYATRLGFIMRVDAFRRSMRDGKVVWRRLVCNKEGFRKCRPRRSEGRKPRAVTREGCKAMIVVKKEKTGKWVVTRFVKEHSHPLVVAPANSRRSVLLSQTPDEKDVKIRELTAELHRERKKSAALQEQLDTVLKEMEDHSNLLSRNIDDIVRSVREIESKRIVLPHN, encoded by the exons ATGAAGCAAACCCTAGCAGCCGCCTTCGCCtgctcctctcttcctctcgccTGCGTCTCcgtctcctcttcttctccggcCAGCAGCAGCCGTCCATCGTCTCGCCCTCTCTTCTTCTCGTCTGGAAGTTCCTTCTCTCTTCTCCGGCCAACTGACTGCCGTCCCAGACGCCGGCGACCGGAGTTCTCCCATTTAAA TGAAGGAAATTCGGATATGGAACCCTATCTGGGTATGCAATTTGAATCTGAAGAGGCCGCAAAAGTATTCTACGATGCATATGCTACACGCTTAGGCTTCATTATGCGAGTTGATGCCTTCCGACGATCAATGCGTGATGGGAAGGTTGTGTGGCGTCGATTGGTGTGTAATAAAGAAGGTTTTCGTAAATGTAGACCCCGTAGAAGTGAAGGCAGGAAACCCAGAGCAGTCACCAGGGAGGGTTGTAAGGCAATGATTGTAGTAAAGAAAGAGAAGACAGGAAAATGGGTTGTTACAAGATTCGTCAAGGAGCATAGTCATCCACTGGTTGTGGCACCAGCGAACAGCCGCCGTAGCGTGCTCCTATCGCAGACACCG GATGAGAAAGATGTAAAAATTCGGGAATTGACAGCAGAGTTGCACCGGGAGCGCAAGAAATCTGCAGCTCTCCAAGAACAGCTTGATACGGTTTTGAAAGAAATGGAGGATCACTCCAATCTCCTATCAAGGAACATTGATGACATAGTTCGAAGTGTGAGAGAAATTGAGTCAAAGAGAATAGTCCTTCCCCATAACTGA
- the LOC127797075 gene encoding protein FAR1-RELATED SEQUENCE 5 isoform X3, translated as MDGGRRPATETAKYFPKNELPDPVRFSRRIVLIFEYVGHKTKAIPMVGSDRRNLPWTVAGDRRQDGQLFSRFHTLEENPSAGSGGEMVQNSNEEQLLISEGNSDMEPYLGMQFESEEAAKVFYDAYATRLGFIMRVDAFRRSMRDGKVVWRRLVCNKEGFRKCRPRRSEGRKPRAVTREGCKAMIVVKKEKTGKWVVTRFVKEHSHPLVVAPANSRRSVLLSQTPMNSVKKAQSMAPLHCHLIIM; from the exons ATGGATGGCGGCCGGAGACCGGCGACAGAAACGGCCAAATATTTTCCTAAAAATGAACTTCCAGATCCGGTAAGATTCAGCCGTCGGATCGTGTTGATTTTTGAGTATGTGGGTCACAAGACCAAGGCGATTCCGATGGTCGGTTCCGATCGTCGAAACCTGCCATGGACGGTGGCCGGCGACCGGCGACAGGACGGCCAGCTTTTTTCGCGATTCCATACAT TGGAAGAAAACCCATCTGCGGGTAGTGGAGGGGAAATGGTACAGAATTCTAATGAAGAACAATTACTTATTAGTGAAGGAAATTCGGATATGGAACCCTATCTGGGTATGCAATTTGAATCTGAAGAGGCCGCAAAAGTATTCTACGATGCATATGCTACACGCTTAGGCTTCATTATGCGAGTTGATGCCTTCCGACGATCAATGCGTGATGGGAAGGTTGTGTGGCGTCGATTGGTGTGTAATAAAGAAGGTTTTCGTAAATGTAGACCCCGTAGAAGTGAAGGCAGGAAACCCAGAGCAGTCACCAGGGAGGGTTGTAAGGCAATGATTGTAGTAAAGAAAGAGAAGACAGGAAAATGGGTTGTTACAAGATTCGTCAAGGAGCATAGTCATCCACTGGTTGTGGCACCAGCGAACAGCCGCCGTAGCGTGCTCCTATCGCAGACACCG atgAATTCTgtaaagaaagcacaatccatggcTCCTCTTCACTGCCATCTCATAATTATGTGA
- the LOC127797076 gene encoding protein FAR1-RELATED SEQUENCE 5 isoform X2 gives MDLDRGEGAADSSAKGNVSSSEAGEILEPYMGMEFESEDAARKFYADYARRVGFSVRIMGRRRSGIDGRTLARRLGCNKQGFSRNHGSIGPDKKPRPSAREGCNATFLVKFEEPGKWVVTRFTKEHNHPLVVTGLGLRTTGDKDKKIEELTLELQHQDRLCAEYREKLLRFLASVEEQAEQLSSKIQVIVDNVKNGEAEVQKLSHHR, from the exons A TGGATTTGGACAGGGGAGAAGGAGCGGCAGACAGCTCTGCTAAAGGAAATGTCAGTTCGTCTGAAGCGGGTGAAATTTTAGAACCATATATGGGGATGGAATTTGAATCTGAAGATGCTGCCAGGAAATTTTATGCTGACTATGCTAGAAGGGTAGGATTTTCTGTGCGTATTATGGGACGTCGTCGCTCAGGAATTGATGGGAGAACACTTGCACGTAGGCTTGGATGTAACAAGCAGGGCTTTTCTCGGAATCACGGCTCTATTGGACCAGATAAGAAACCACGACCTAGTGCACGAGAGGGTTGCAATGCAACATTCCTGGTGAAGTTTGAGGAGCCAGGAAAGTGGGTTGTGACAAGATTTACAAAGGAGCACAACCATCCTTTGGTTGTAACTGGGCTGGGGTTAAGAACTACG GGTGACAAGgataagaaaattgaagaacTTACTCTGGAGTTGCAACATCAGGACCGACTATGTGcagaatatagagaaaaattacTAAGATTTCTGGCAAGCGTCGAGGAGCAAGCTGAACAATTGTCTTCAAAAATTCAAGTTATTGTCGACAATGTGAAGAATGGTGAAGCTGAAGTGCAAAAACTCTCCCATCATAGATAG
- the LOC127797076 gene encoding protein FAR1-RELATED SEQUENCE 12 isoform X1, whose product MSCIVDLDRGEGAADSSAKGNVSSSEAGEILEPYMGMEFESEDAARKFYADYARRVGFSVRIMGRRRSGIDGRTLARRLGCNKQGFSRNHGSIGPDKKPRPSAREGCNATFLVKFEEPGKWVVTRFTKEHNHPLVVTGLGLRTTGDKDKKIEELTLELQHQDRLCAEYREKLLRFLASVEEQAEQLSSKIQVIVDNVKNGEAEVQKLSHHR is encoded by the exons ATGTCATGTATAGTGGATTTGGACAGGGGAGAAGGAGCGGCAGACAGCTCTGCTAAAGGAAATGTCAGTTCGTCTGAAGCGGGTGAAATTTTAGAACCATATATGGGGATGGAATTTGAATCTGAAGATGCTGCCAGGAAATTTTATGCTGACTATGCTAGAAGGGTAGGATTTTCTGTGCGTATTATGGGACGTCGTCGCTCAGGAATTGATGGGAGAACACTTGCACGTAGGCTTGGATGTAACAAGCAGGGCTTTTCTCGGAATCACGGCTCTATTGGACCAGATAAGAAACCACGACCTAGTGCACGAGAGGGTTGCAATGCAACATTCCTGGTGAAGTTTGAGGAGCCAGGAAAGTGGGTTGTGACAAGATTTACAAAGGAGCACAACCATCCTTTGGTTGTAACTGGGCTGGGGTTAAGAACTACG GGTGACAAGgataagaaaattgaagaacTTACTCTGGAGTTGCAACATCAGGACCGACTATGTGcagaatatagagaaaaattacTAAGATTTCTGGCAAGCGTCGAGGAGCAAGCTGAACAATTGTCTTCAAAAATTCAAGTTATTGTCGACAATGTGAAGAATGGTGAAGCTGAAGTGCAAAAACTCTCCCATCATAGATAG
- the LOC127797076 gene encoding protein FAR1-RELATED SEQUENCE 5 isoform X3 → MGMEFESEDAARKFYADYARRVGFSVRIMGRRRSGIDGRTLARRLGCNKQGFSRNHGSIGPDKKPRPSAREGCNATFLVKFEEPGKWVVTRFTKEHNHPLVVTGLGLRTTGDKDKKIEELTLELQHQDRLCAEYREKLLRFLASVEEQAEQLSSKIQVIVDNVKNGEAEVQKLSHHR, encoded by the exons ATGGGGATGGAATTTGAATCTGAAGATGCTGCCAGGAAATTTTATGCTGACTATGCTAGAAGGGTAGGATTTTCTGTGCGTATTATGGGACGTCGTCGCTCAGGAATTGATGGGAGAACACTTGCACGTAGGCTTGGATGTAACAAGCAGGGCTTTTCTCGGAATCACGGCTCTATTGGACCAGATAAGAAACCACGACCTAGTGCACGAGAGGGTTGCAATGCAACATTCCTGGTGAAGTTTGAGGAGCCAGGAAAGTGGGTTGTGACAAGATTTACAAAGGAGCACAACCATCCTTTGGTTGTAACTGGGCTGGGGTTAAGAACTACG GGTGACAAGgataagaaaattgaagaacTTACTCTGGAGTTGCAACATCAGGACCGACTATGTGcagaatatagagaaaaattacTAAGATTTCTGGCAAGCGTCGAGGAGCAAGCTGAACAATTGTCTTCAAAAATTCAAGTTATTGTCGACAATGTGAAGAATGGTGAAGCTGAAGTGCAAAAACTCTCCCATCATAGATAG
- the LOC127797444 gene encoding calmodulin-like protein 3, whose translation MDPAELRRVFQMFDRNGDGKITKKELSDSLGNLGIYIPDNELIQMIEKIDVNGDGFVDIEEFGELYGTIMGEKDEEEDMREAFNVFDQNGDGFITVEELKSVLQSLGLKQGRTLEDCKRMIMKVDVDGDGMVNYKEFKQMMKGGGFAALSSS comes from the coding sequence ATGGACCCAGCTGAGCTTCGTCGAGTTTTCCAAATGTTTGATCGAAACGGGGACGGCAAGATCACGAAGAAGGAGCTGAGCGACTCGTTAGGCAACCTGGGGATATACATTCCCGACAACGAGCTCATCCAAATGATCGAGAAGATCGACGTGAACGGGGATGGGTTCGTGGATATAGAGGAGTTTGGAGAATTGTACGGGACGATCATGGGGGAGAAAGACGAGGAGGAGGACATGAGGGAAGCGTTCAACGTGTTCGATCAGAATGGAGATGGGTTCATCACGGTGGAGGAGTTGAAGTCGGTGTTGCAGTCGCTAGGGTTGAAGCAGGGAAGAACCCTAGAAGACTGCAAGAGGATGATAATGAAGGTGGATGTAGATGGAGATGGCATGGTTAATTACAAGGAGTTCAAGCAGATGATGAAGGGTGGAGGCTTTGCAGCCTTGAGTTCAAGctga